The following coding sequences lie in one Saccopteryx bilineata isolate mSacBil1 chromosome 5, mSacBil1_pri_phased_curated, whole genome shotgun sequence genomic window:
- the LOC136306377 gene encoding titin-like, with product MSSEQDKAASREKGKAPARALPQLAPVSTKPQWLQTAPSFQLSIKQHDNIPEPFSVENEQTYDIPDSRVPVPTMPIRAVPPEEIPPTVVPPIPLLLPSPEEKKPPAKRVEVTKKAVKKDAKKVVAKPKEEAPPPKAKAPWELSWPGC from the exons ATGAGCAGCGAGCAG GATAAAGCAGCCAGCAGAGAAAAAGGCAAGGCACCGGCACGGGCTTTACCGCAGCTGGCTCCG GTGAGTACAAAGCCCCAGTGGCTGCAGACAGCGCCATCATTCCAACTGAGTATAAAACAGCATGATAATATTCCAGAACCTTTTAGTGTCGAAAATGAACAGACATATG ATATTCCTGACTCCAGAGTTCCAGTCCCTACCATGCCTATCAGAGCAGTGCCACCAGAAG aaatcccTCCTACAGTTGTTCCTCCTATCCCTCTCTTGCTGCCATCACCTGAAGAAAAGAAACCGCCAGCAAAACGTGTTGAAG TGACCAAAAAAGCTGTAAAGAAAGATGCCAAAAAAGTTGTTGCAAAGCCCAAAGAAGAGGCACCACCACCTAAAG